Proteins co-encoded in one Sporosarcina sp. FSL K6-1522 genomic window:
- a CDS encoding small basic family protein, producing the protein MWLPLLGLVLGISLGLLSDIHIPQIYSNYLSIAVLAALDTLFGGIRAHLQQVYDDKVFVSGFFFNVALAAILAFLGVHLGVDLYLAAVFAFGVRLFQNIAVIRRILLTKWTERGKNSNASTSE; encoded by the coding sequence ATGTGGTTGCCTTTGCTTGGACTCGTTCTCGGAATTTCACTGGGACTGTTGTCGGATATTCATATTCCGCAGATTTATAGTAATTACTTATCAATTGCTGTCCTTGCCGCATTGGACACACTTTTTGGAGGAATTCGCGCACATCTACAACAAGTGTACGATGATAAGGTATTTGTATCAGGATTCTTTTTCAATGTTGCACTTGCTGCTATCCTGGCGTTTTTAGGGGTTCATCTTGGTGTAGACTTGTACCTTGCTGCAGTGTTTGCATTTGGTGTTCGGTTATTCCAAAATATCGCCGTGATCAGAAGGATTCTTTTGACAAAATGGACGGAACGAGGAAAGAATTCGAATGCAAGTACTTCAGAATAA
- the ftsA gene encoding cell division protein FtsA, producing MSQSELYVSLDIGSSSVKVLIGEVGGGVLHVIGVGNVQSAGIRKGTIIDIDATVQSIRKAIDQAERMIGMQIREVILGIPANGVLLQDVKGVVAVNSENREITDDDLDRVMQSAQVMSVPPEREIVNIIPKQFIVDDYDEIKDPRGMIGVRLELDGTLITTSKTLVHNILRCVERAGLVIREIYLQPLAAGTFALTEDEKNHGTAFIDIGGGSTTIAIFGENRLMATAVVPVGGDHITKDLSIILKTPTEQARKIKHQYGHAFYDDASDDELFEVPVIGADSKDQYSQRYISEIIGVRLEELFDLILEEFYKMGIRDLPGGIVLTGGITKLDGLLQLARHVLKTRVRIHTPEYIGVREPMYTTAVGLIRYADMQDTYFGHVADTPTVTAVEEVLLDTASKKKMADPNKEKSPGIFSKAKKVFDNFFE from the coding sequence TTGAGTCAATCAGAGTTATATGTATCACTCGATATAGGTTCTTCATCCGTAAAAGTGTTGATTGGTGAAGTAGGCGGAGGTGTGTTGCACGTTATCGGGGTTGGGAATGTTCAATCGGCAGGAATTCGTAAAGGGACAATCATCGACATCGATGCAACTGTACAATCCATTCGCAAAGCCATTGATCAGGCGGAACGGATGATTGGTATGCAAATTCGAGAAGTTATACTAGGCATCCCTGCCAATGGTGTATTGTTACAAGATGTCAAAGGAGTTGTCGCAGTAAACTCCGAAAATCGGGAAATAACGGACGATGATCTCGATCGGGTTATGCAATCGGCACAAGTTATGTCTGTGCCACCTGAACGTGAAATTGTCAATATTATACCAAAACAATTTATCGTCGATGACTACGATGAAATAAAAGATCCGCGTGGCATGATTGGCGTGCGTCTTGAGTTGGATGGCACACTCATTACGACTTCAAAAACACTCGTTCACAATATTTTACGTTGTGTGGAACGCGCAGGGCTTGTCATTCGCGAAATTTACCTACAGCCACTGGCGGCAGGCACATTTGCCTTGACAGAAGACGAGAAAAATCACGGAACGGCCTTCATTGATATTGGTGGTGGTTCCACAACAATCGCCATTTTTGGAGAAAATCGTTTGATGGCAACTGCGGTTGTACCTGTAGGTGGAGATCATATTACAAAAGATCTTTCAATTATATTGAAAACGCCAACAGAGCAGGCAAGGAAAATTAAACACCAATATGGACATGCATTTTACGACGATGCATCAGATGATGAACTGTTTGAAGTGCCGGTTATTGGAGCTGACTCAAAGGATCAATATAGTCAGCGCTATATATCAGAAATTATTGGTGTGCGGCTAGAGGAACTATTCGATCTCATTTTAGAGGAGTTTTATAAAATGGGGATTCGTGATTTACCAGGTGGTATCGTGTTGACTGGGGGAATTACGAAGCTAGATGGACTTCTTCAGTTGGCGAGGCACGTGCTCAAGACGCGTGTTCGTATTCATACCCCTGAATATATAGGTGTAAGGGAACCGATGTATACGACTGCAGTTGGGCTCATTCGTTATGCTGATATGCAGGATACGTATTTTGGTCATGTTGCAGATACACCAACTGTTACAGCGGTTGAAGAAGTACTACTGGACACTGCTTCTAAGAAAAAAATGGCAGATCCGAATAAAGAAAAATCACCGGGAATTTTTAGTAAGGCAAAGAAAGTATTCGATAATTTCTTTGAATGA